Proteins encoded together in one Oscillatoria salina IIICB1 window:
- the gnd gene encoding decarboxylating NADP(+)-dependent phosphogluconate dehydrogenase: protein MTKRTFGVIGLAVMGENLALNVESRGFPIAVYNRTGAKTEAFMAERAEGKDVKAAYSLEEFVQILERPRKILVMVKAGKPVDAVIQQLKPLLAEGDMIIDGGNSLYDDTERRTQELEATGLGYVGMGVSGGEEGALHGPSLMPGGTEAAYKELEPILTKIAAQAFDGDGPCVTFIGPGGAGHYVKMVHNGIEYGDMQLIAEAYDLMKNCLGLNNQQLHEVFAEWNTTEELNSFLIEITADIFKYIDKETNQPLVELILDSAGQKGTGRWTVVSSLELGVPIPTIYAAVNARVISSYKDEREAAAKVLSGPTPKYDGDVKAWINKIRDALYCSKMCSYAQGMALLAKASDEFNYNLNLAETARIWKGGCIIRAQFLEKIKKAYIDNPKLPNLLLAPEFKQTILDRQDAWREVLTLANSSGIAVPAFSSSLDYFDAYRRDRLPQNLTQAQRDYFGAHTYERTDKPRGEFFHTEWTQTDKESLETGSTD from the coding sequence ATGACCAAACGAACATTTGGTGTAATTGGTTTAGCAGTAATGGGTGAAAACCTCGCTCTCAACGTCGAAAGTCGTGGTTTCCCGATCGCAGTTTACAACCGTACTGGTGCAAAAACTGAAGCTTTTATGGCGGAAAGGGCAGAAGGTAAGGATGTCAAAGCCGCTTATTCTTTAGAAGAATTTGTCCAAATTCTCGAACGTCCGCGCAAAATCCTGGTGATGGTAAAAGCTGGAAAGCCTGTGGATGCGGTCATCCAGCAGTTAAAGCCGCTTTTAGCTGAAGGTGATATGATTATCGATGGCGGTAACTCTCTTTACGATGATACCGAGCGCCGCACCCAAGAATTAGAAGCTACAGGACTAGGTTATGTGGGTATGGGTGTCAGTGGTGGTGAAGAAGGTGCGCTTCACGGTCCTTCTTTGATGCCTGGAGGCACTGAAGCCGCCTACAAAGAGTTAGAACCGATTTTAACAAAAATTGCGGCTCAAGCTTTCGATGGCGATGGTCCTTGCGTGACTTTTATCGGTCCTGGTGGTGCCGGTCACTATGTAAAAATGGTTCACAATGGCATTGAGTATGGCGATATGCAACTCATTGCGGAAGCTTACGATTTGATGAAAAATTGTCTCGGTTTAAATAACCAGCAGTTGCACGAAGTTTTCGCTGAGTGGAATACTACTGAGGAACTAAACTCGTTCCTGATTGAAATTACTGCCGATATTTTCAAGTACATTGACAAGGAAACCAACCAGCCTTTGGTAGAATTGATTCTTGATTCTGCGGGACAAAAGGGAACTGGACGCTGGACGGTGGTAAGTTCTTTAGAGTTAGGTGTACCAATTCCGACAATTTACGCTGCTGTGAATGCGCGCGTGATTTCTTCTTACAAAGATGAACGTGAAGCCGCAGCGAAAGTTCTTTCGGGTCCTACGCCAAAGTATGATGGTGATGTTAAGGCTTGGATTAACAAGATTCGGGATGCTCTGTATTGCTCGAAGATGTGTTCCTATGCTCAAGGTATGGCACTTTTAGCTAAGGCTTCTGATGAGTTTAACTACAACTTGAATTTGGCGGAAACTGCCCGAATTTGGAAAGGTGGTTGTATTATTCGCGCTCAATTCTTGGAGAAAATTAAGAAAGCCTACATTGATAATCCTAAGCTACCGAATTTGTTGTTAGCACCTGAGTTTAAGCAAACAATTTTAGATCGTCAAGATGCGTGGCGAGAAGTGCTAACCTTGGCAAATAGTTCTGGAATAGCTGTGCCCGCTTTTAGTTCCTCCTTAGATTATTTTGACGCATATCGGCGCGATCGCCTACCACAAAACCTCACCCAAGCCCAACGCGACTATTTCGGCGCTCATACTTATGAGCGTACCGATAAACCCAGAGGCGAATTCTTCCATACTGAATGGACTCAAACTGACAAAGAATCTCTGGAAACTGGTAGTACAGATTAA
- a CDS encoding Ycf66 family protein, which produces MLAYILAIAVALGSFGFYITAFFFPELHRKSDFLWSAVGLFYALVLWVCAGRITGGVLLGQMAGVALLGWFGWQTLTLRRQLTSPAEQTEISPDVRENLQTSPVGGFLKPITRFLGKKKPEVETTTTTTSETTAEVASDTTKATEETSETTTDTEKENLRYPQVKIIDKDTSTEETEKLETPEIVAPDRPPADVAETAKAEESESADVVVEEVAPEAELAPNAEPTGTGGPQMRETPSEVTTEEEKSKKPENPA; this is translated from the coding sequence ATGTTGGCATATATTTTAGCGATCGCTGTTGCTCTCGGAAGCTTTGGTTTTTACATTACGGCTTTCTTTTTCCCGGAACTCCATCGCAAGAGTGATTTTCTCTGGAGTGCCGTGGGTTTATTCTATGCTCTAGTTTTGTGGGTCTGTGCTGGACGCATTACTGGTGGTGTTTTACTCGGTCAAATGGCAGGGGTTGCTCTTTTGGGTTGGTTTGGTTGGCAAACCTTGACATTACGACGGCAGTTAACTTCTCCTGCTGAACAAACGGAAATTTCCCCAGATGTACGGGAAAATCTCCAAACTTCCCCGGTAGGTGGTTTTCTCAAGCCGATTACTCGGTTTCTAGGTAAGAAGAAGCCAGAAGTTGAAACTACTACGACTACAACTAGCGAAACTACCGCCGAAGTTGCTAGCGACACAACTAAAGCTACAGAGGAAACTAGCGAAACTACGACCGATACGGAAAAGGAAAATCTTCGCTATCCTCAAGTAAAAATTATTGACAAAGATACTTCCACAGAGGAAACGGAAAAGTTAGAGACTCCTGAAATTGTTGCACCAGATCGACCACCAGCAGATGTAGCGGAAACTGCGAAAGCAGAAGAAAGTGAAAGTGCTGATGTGGTGGTGGAAGAAGTGGCGCCAGAGGCAGAATTAGCACCAAACGCCGAACCTACGGGTACAGGAGGTCCGCAAATGCGCGAAACTCCTTCGGAAGTAACTACTGAGGAAGAAAAGTCGAAAAAACCGGAAAATCCGGCATAA
- the ileS gene encoding isoleucine--tRNA ligase gives MTELKSYKETVNLPQTDFSMRANSVKREPELQQFWSEKGIYEHLSQENPGEIFVLHDGPPYANGPIHMGTTLNKILKDIINKYKFLRGYKVRYVPGWDCHGLPIELKVLQNLKPEERKNITPLELRHKARDFALEAMQVQRNQFRRCGVWGEWENPYLTLKPEYEAAQIGVFGEMALKGYIYRGLKPVHWSPSSQTALAEAELEYPEGHTSRSIYAAFRMTEAAPTVKDKLAEFLPDLALAIWTTTPWTLPGNLAVAVNPDLNYAVVQVGTETLPKYAIVAADLVEKLSETFSTPLTVKATMKGKELEGCKYQHPLYDRLSEVVIGGDYVTTESGTGLVHTAPGHGQEDYLVGKRYDLPILCPVDGYGNFTEEAGQFAGLNVLKDANEAIINALIEAGSLMKEEAYVHKYPYDWRTKKPTIFRATEQWFASVSGFREAALKAISEVKWIPPQGENRITPMVGDRSDWCISRQRSWGVPIPVFYDEETNEPLLNEATIAHIQAIFAEKGSDAWWELSVEELLPESYRNNGKQYRKGTDTMDVWFDSGSSWAAVAQGRDNLKYPVDIYLEGSDQHRGWFQSSLLTSVATNNIAPYQTVLTHGFILDEKGRKMSKSLGNTVDPLTVIEGGKNQKQEPSYGADVLRLWVSSVDYSSDVPLGQNILKQLSDVYRKIRNTSRFLIGNLHDFDPAKDAIPYEDLPDLDKYMLHRMTEVFADVTEAFENYQFFRFFQTVQNFCVVDLSNFYLDIAKDRLYISDLNSPRRRSCQTVMAIALENLARAIAPVLCHMAEDIWQFLPYKTAHESVFQSGWVKMEAEWKNPELAASWAKYREIRGEVNKVLEKARTEKAIGSSLDAKVLLYVPDRELRSKLDAMNENGEVRSRKLPHHEEQSLPAIENPQAQTETNVKQYWQKTLGYIGNVSKYIKGFFQENQRALVTVALIGTALITVKLVLALLNTINEIPTVEPLFQLIGIGWTTWFVWNHVLPAKKRQELVVNYRKFQEEYLGSSSSTKSKIKQPQPKNEPVSVSPIEEKQEVIEQEIASSGNQVDKLRYLFLASQVELLDSQAGIEQAEFSSQSDNVSVGVVKAEGEKCDRCWNYSPTVGTNPEHPEICDRCDAALAGKF, from the coding sequence GTGACAGAATTAAAGAGCTACAAAGAAACCGTAAATCTGCCCCAAACTGATTTTAGTATGCGGGCAAATTCTGTGAAACGCGAACCGGAACTGCAACAGTTTTGGTCAGAAAAAGGTATTTACGAACATCTGTCGCAGGAAAATCCCGGTGAGATTTTTGTCCTGCATGATGGACCTCCTTATGCGAATGGTCCGATTCACATGGGGACGACTCTTAATAAAATTCTTAAAGACATTATTAACAAGTACAAGTTTCTTCGAGGTTACAAGGTTCGTTATGTCCCTGGTTGGGACTGTCATGGCTTGCCGATTGAACTGAAGGTACTGCAAAATTTAAAACCGGAGGAGCGTAAAAATATTACTCCTTTGGAGTTACGTCATAAAGCCCGTGATTTTGCTTTAGAAGCGATGCAGGTACAACGCAATCAATTTAGGCGTTGTGGGGTTTGGGGTGAGTGGGAAAATCCTTATTTGACTCTGAAACCGGAATATGAGGCGGCGCAAATTGGTGTTTTTGGCGAAATGGCGCTGAAGGGTTATATTTATCGTGGTTTGAAGCCTGTGCATTGGAGTCCAAGTTCGCAAACGGCTTTGGCTGAGGCTGAGTTGGAGTATCCGGAGGGACATACTTCCAGAAGTATTTATGCGGCGTTTCGGATGACTGAGGCTGCACCTACGGTTAAAGATAAGTTAGCAGAATTTTTGCCGGATTTGGCACTGGCGATTTGGACGACGACTCCTTGGACTTTACCAGGAAATCTGGCTGTGGCGGTGAATCCGGATCTGAATTATGCTGTGGTTCAAGTGGGTACGGAAACTCTACCAAAATATGCGATCGTTGCGGCTGATTTGGTGGAAAAATTGTCTGAGACTTTCTCTACTCCCTTGACAGTAAAGGCGACAATGAAAGGGAAGGAGTTGGAAGGTTGTAAGTATCAACATCCGTTGTACGATCGCCTCAGTGAGGTTGTCATTGGTGGCGATTATGTGACTACTGAGTCGGGTACGGGTTTGGTGCATACGGCTCCAGGTCACGGTCAGGAGGATTATCTTGTTGGTAAGCGCTATGATTTGCCGATTCTGTGTCCGGTGGATGGGTATGGTAATTTTACTGAGGAAGCTGGACAGTTTGCTGGTTTAAATGTCCTCAAGGATGCGAATGAAGCGATTATTAATGCTTTAATCGAAGCTGGTTCTTTGATGAAAGAAGAAGCTTATGTTCACAAGTATCCTTACGATTGGAGAACGAAGAAACCAACGATTTTCCGCGCTACAGAACAATGGTTTGCTTCGGTGTCAGGTTTCCGTGAAGCAGCTTTGAAGGCAATTTCTGAGGTAAAATGGATTCCACCTCAAGGCGAAAATCGGATTACGCCGATGGTTGGCGATCGCTCGGATTGGTGTATTTCTCGTCAGCGTAGTTGGGGTGTCCCAATTCCGGTTTTCTATGATGAGGAAACTAATGAACCTCTCTTAAATGAAGCTACAATTGCTCATATTCAAGCTATTTTTGCGGAAAAAGGTTCTGATGCTTGGTGGGAATTATCGGTTGAGGAATTACTTCCAGAAAGTTATCGCAACAATGGGAAGCAATACCGCAAGGGAACCGATACGATGGATGTTTGGTTCGATTCCGGTTCTTCTTGGGCAGCAGTGGCTCAAGGACGGGATAATTTAAAATATCCGGTGGATATTTATTTGGAAGGTTCAGATCAACATCGCGGTTGGTTTCAATCGAGTTTATTAACTTCGGTGGCTACGAATAATATCGCACCTTATCAGACTGTCTTGACTCATGGTTTCATCTTGGATGAAAAAGGACGCAAGATGAGTAAGTCTTTGGGGAACACTGTTGACCCTTTGACGGTTATTGAAGGTGGGAAAAACCAGAAACAAGAGCCGAGTTATGGTGCAGATGTCCTGAGATTGTGGGTGTCTTCTGTAGATTATTCTTCGGATGTTCCTTTGGGACAGAATATTCTCAAACAGTTGTCGGATGTCTATCGAAAAATTCGCAATACGTCCAGATTTTTAATCGGGAATTTGCACGATTTCGACCCCGCAAAAGATGCAATTCCTTACGAAGATTTGCCGGATTTAGATAAGTATATGTTGCACCGGATGACAGAGGTGTTTGCCGATGTTACTGAGGCTTTTGAAAATTATCAATTCTTCCGTTTCTTCCAAACTGTGCAGAATTTCTGTGTCGTAGATTTGTCGAATTTCTATCTGGATATCGCGAAAGATCGCTTGTATATTTCCGATCTTAATTCACCCCGGCGACGCAGTTGTCAAACTGTCATGGCGATCGCGCTGGAAAATTTAGCTCGCGCGATCGCTCCGGTATTATGTCACATGGCGGAGGATATCTGGCAATTTTTGCCCTACAAGACCGCTCACGAGTCCGTCTTCCAGTCCGGATGGGTAAAAATGGAAGCTGAGTGGAAAAATCCAGAATTGGCGGCTTCCTGGGCAAAATATCGCGAGATTCGTGGCGAGGTGAATAAGGTTCTTGAAAAAGCGAGAACAGAAAAGGCGATCGGTTCGTCTTTAGATGCGAAAGTCTTGCTTTACGTTCCCGATCGGGAATTGCGCTCAAAATTAGACGCGATGAATGAAAATGGAGAAGTGCGATCGCGCAAATTACCCCACCACGAAGAGCAATCTTTACCCGCAATTGAAAATCCTCAAGCACAAACTGAAACAAATGTCAAGCAATATTGGCAAAAAACTCTTGGTTATATCGGCAATGTATCAAAATATATCAAGGGATTTTTCCAAGAAAATCAACGTGCTTTAGTGACAGTAGCTTTAATTGGAACAGCACTAATAACAGTAAAATTAGTGTTAGCGTTACTGAATACGATTAACGAGATTCCCACAGTAGAACCATTGTTTCAACTAATTGGAATTGGTTGGACAACTTGGTTTGTTTGGAATCACGTACTTCCGGCGAAGAAGCGTCAAGAATTGGTTGTGAACTATCGAAAATTCCAAGAGGAATATTTAGGTTCAAGTTCTTCAACTAAGAGCAAAATTAAACAACCACAACCTAAAAATGAGCCAGTAAGTGTTTCTCCTATTGAGGAAAAACAAGAAGTAATTGAGCAAGAAATTGCTTCTAGTGGTAATCAGGTGGATAAGTTGCGCTATTTATTCCTTGCTTCCCAAGTAGAATTATTAGATTCTCAAGCAGGAATCGAACAAGCCGAATTTAGCAGTCAGTCAGATAATGTTAGTGTGGGAGTAGTAAAAGCAGAAGGAGAGAAATGCGATCGCTGTTGGAATTATTCCCCCACAGTGGGAACAAATCCCGAACATCCCGAAATCTGCGATCGCTGTGACGCTGCATTAGCTGGTAAATTCTAA
- a CDS encoding UPF0175 family protein, giving the protein MNNLSIELPPHISSSEAKLFLAAKLYEVGKLSLGKAAELAGYSKSTFIEVISKMGIAVINYPAEDLEREISL; this is encoded by the coding sequence GTGAATAATCTTAGTATCGAACTCCCTCCTCATATATCCAGTAGCGAGGCAAAACTTTTCCTTGCAGCTAAACTATATGAAGTTGGTAAACTATCTTTAGGTAAAGCCGCCGAATTAGCAGGATACTCAAAAAGCACTTTCATTGAAGTAATTAGTAAAATGGGTATTGCTGTCATCAATTATCCGGCTGAAGACTTGGAGCGAGAAATAAGTTTGTGA
- a CDS encoding DUF3368 domain-containing protein, which produces MLLKAKQKGIISLIKPLLSALNKADFRLSEAIVQKALQLADE; this is translated from the coding sequence ATGTTGTTAAAAGCCAAGCAAAAAGGTATTATTTCTCTAATTAAGCCGTTACTATCTGCATTGAATAAAGCCGATTTTCGGCTGTCTGAAGCAATCGTGCAAAAAGCACTACAACTGGCTGATGAGTAA
- a CDS encoding AbrB/MazE/SpoVT family DNA-binding domain-containing protein has translation MTTAKLGGRYQIVIPKNVREVLNLKPGDRFDIKVENGKVLMIPQPSFSSRLFGKHKHIWQGEDAVAYIRSERESWRD, from the coding sequence ATGACAACAGCAAAACTTGGGGGACGTTATCAGATTGTTATTCCCAAAAACGTGCGCGAGGTACTCAACCTCAAACCAGGCGATCGCTTTGATATAAAAGTAGAGAATGGGAAAGTGCTTATGATTCCCCAACCTTCCTTTTCCTCTCGTTTATTTGGGAAACATAAACATATTTGGCAAGGAGAAGATGCCGTAGCTTATATTCGTAGCGAACGGGAGTCATGGCGCGATTAG
- a CDS encoding type II toxin-antitoxin system VapC family toxin has translation MARLEAIKGAKIGLDTVVFIYALEGNPEFGNLATQIFAMIEEGSSQGFACDLVLAELMVKPLRQGHPEVAEEYAQELPNFPNLSFRPLTRQIVINAARLRSSSNLGLIDALHLASAVEAGFDYSPPSALLKGGDSQVVLFPLAGTVKLPLDAQYVDI, from the coding sequence ATGGCGCGATTAGAGGCTATAAAAGGGGCTAAAATCGGTCTAGATACGGTCGTTTTTATCTACGCTTTAGAAGGAAATCCTGAATTTGGGAATCTTGCTACCCAAATCTTTGCGATGATTGAAGAAGGTAGTTCTCAGGGCTTTGCTTGTGATTTAGTTCTGGCTGAATTGATGGTCAAACCTCTACGTCAAGGACATCCTGAAGTTGCTGAAGAATATGCTCAAGAATTACCGAATTTTCCAAACTTATCATTTCGTCCTCTGACTAGACAAATAGTTATTAATGCGGCTAGACTCCGAAGCAGCAGTAATCTAGGGCTTATTGATGCTTTACATCTAGCTTCAGCAGTAGAAGCAGGTTTTGACTACTCCCCTCCCTCCGCGTTGCTAAAGGGAGGGGATTCACAAGTAGTTCTCTTTCCTCTTGCAGGCACAGTCAAGTTGCCTCTAGACGCTCAATATGTTGACATATAG
- a CDS encoding ParA family protein: MGLVISTVNMKGGVGKTTLTVNLATCLAKNHGLRVLVIDLDTQISATLSLMSPHDFAKRRKERRTLTYLMNQVIRPNLKKKLTTTDIICPYVCNVKGLDLMPGDIELYDEYLVSEMLHQKATADGKADFDDVWNKFEKNLIKDILEPVINDYDFIIMDCAPGYNLLTRSGIVASNFYLLPARPEPLSLVGIQLLERRIAKLRENHASLNINLLGIVFILSGGGIMGRYYRQVMQRVSQDYNANQIFKNRIPLDVNVAKAVDTFKPAVLSTPNSGGAKAFARLSEELLEKLEAAKSLTGKDSAKLNLTQLE; the protein is encoded by the coding sequence ATGGGATTAGTCATTAGTACAGTAAATATGAAAGGTGGCGTTGGGAAGACAACTCTTACCGTTAATTTGGCAACTTGTTTAGCCAAAAATCATGGGTTACGAGTTTTAGTTATCGATCTTGACACCCAAATTAGCGCGACTCTGAGTTTAATGTCGCCTCACGATTTTGCCAAGCGAAGAAAGGAAAGGCGTACCCTTACTTACTTGATGAATCAAGTAATTAGACCAAATCTGAAAAAAAAGTTAACGACAACTGATATTATCTGTCCTTATGTTTGTAATGTCAAAGGTTTGGATTTGATGCCCGGAGATATCGAACTTTATGATGAATATTTAGTTTCGGAAATGCTGCATCAAAAAGCTACTGCTGATGGTAAAGCTGATTTTGATGATGTTTGGAATAAATTTGAAAAAAATTTAATTAAAGATATTTTAGAACCTGTAATTAATGATTACGATTTCATCATTATGGATTGCGCTCCGGGTTATAATTTGTTAACTCGCAGTGGGATTGTAGCTAGCAATTTTTACTTGCTTCCCGCTCGACCAGAACCTTTGTCTTTAGTAGGTATTCAATTGTTAGAAAGACGCATCGCTAAACTTAGAGAAAATCATGCTTCTTTGAATATTAATTTATTAGGAATTGTGTTTATTCTCTCTGGTGGTGGAATCATGGGAAGATATTATCGACAAGTGATGCAGCGTGTTTCTCAGGATTATAATGCTAACCAAATTTTTAAGAATCGCATTCCTTTAGATGTTAATGTTGCTAAAGCTGTAGATACTTTTAAACCAGCAGTTTTGTCAACTCCTAATTCCGGAGGTGCAAAAGCATTTGCTCGTTTGAGTGAAGAGTTATTAGAGAAATTGGAAGCAGCAAAAAGTCTTACGGGTAAAGATTCAGCTAAGTTGAATTTAACTCAATTGGAGTGA
- a CDS encoding ParA family protein — MGYVISTVNMKGGVGKTTITVNLATCLAKYHNKRVLVIDLDTQVNATLSLMPPLALARLKKEKRTLKTLVNQAIQPDYYSEITIQDIIQRNICNIKGLDLLPGDIELYNDFYLAAVVYATSQETKISFEESWTQLENSLVRRIIAPIVEAYDFILLDFAPGDQLLTRSGILASNFYLIPAKPEPLSVIGIGILQGRIKKLKSSDRSRIDLLGIIFTSLGHASNMAEQVKNRLSEEFGADKLFEIEIPVNVAVAKAVDEYKPVVLNDPHASGAKGLANFTKEFLEKISLLAAGK, encoded by the coding sequence ATGGGATACGTCATTTCGACAGTGAATATGAAAGGCGGTGTTGGGAAAACTACCATCACTGTTAACCTAGCAACTTGTTTAGCAAAATATCATAATAAGCGGGTTTTAGTGATTGATTTGGATACCCAAGTTAATGCTACTCTCAGCTTAATGCCTCCATTAGCACTCGCCAGATTGAAAAAAGAAAAGCGCACTCTCAAAACTTTAGTTAATCAAGCTATTCAACCAGATTATTATTCAGAGATTACGATTCAAGACATTATTCAACGTAATATTTGCAATATTAAAGGTTTGGATCTGCTACCTGGAGATATCGAACTTTACAATGATTTTTACTTAGCGGCAGTTGTTTATGCTACTTCTCAAGAAACTAAAATAAGTTTTGAAGAAAGTTGGACTCAATTAGAAAATAGTTTAGTCCGGCGGATTATTGCGCCAATTGTTGAGGCATACGATTTTATTTTGCTTGATTTTGCTCCTGGGGATCAACTGCTGACTCGTAGTGGAATCCTTGCAAGTAATTTTTACTTGATCCCTGCCAAACCCGAACCTTTGTCAGTGATTGGGATCGGTATTCTCCAGGGTAGAATTAAAAAGCTCAAAAGTAGCGATCGCTCCCGGATCGATTTACTGGGAATTATCTTTACTTCCCTCGGACACGCTTCTAATATGGCAGAACAAGTGAAAAATCGCCTCAGTGAAGAATTTGGCGCTGATAAGCTATTTGAAATTGAAATTCCGGTTAATGTAGCGGTAGCTAAAGCTGTTGATGAATATAAACCAGTAGTTCTCAACGATCCCCATGCAAGCGGCGCTAAGGGACTTGCGAACTTCACTAAAGAATTTTTAGAGAAAATTTCTCTACTCGCGGCTGGTAAATAA
- a CDS encoding reverse transcriptase family protein, with amino-acid sequence MTNQPRSRQELYDLVRQVGKQEFILQEMIRYGFWSPEQETQEDVSEELRQRKQLQQELSQLRQENRLRQDEQALRKHLLKQRLAESRRKRRETKERREKERRERAEAWQEQKKRDLVYLGEGVSAGLNNTEANLARLQSNKLPVLSTAAEIATAMEITVGQLRFLAFSRRTSQISHYIRFKIPKKTGGERLISAPMPRLKQAQHWILTKILEKIEPHAAAHGFRQERSIMTNAQPHVGAEIVINFDLKDFFPSISYKRVKGLFRSFGYSEAAATIFALLCTQPEIEEVELDGKTYYVAQTERHLPQGSPASPAITNLLCRRLDRRLTRMAQELDFVYTRYADDLTFSCGSDNPRICNLLRRVESIVAHEGLTINQEKTRILRKSRQQEVTGIVVNEYPNIDRKTLKRFRATLFQMEKDGIAGKKWGNSDDVLLAIAGFANFVKMVNPEKGAAFQAQIQRIRQKWLGEIPDTTDTSPQGIIVECFKQGSKLRMRVISPGYNPDWKVQFPKALREEGARFLVEEIQESNGFYRTVGEIRKL; translated from the coding sequence GGTAAACAGGAATTTATTCTCCAAGAAATGATTCGCTACGGCTTTTGGTCGCCCGAACAGGAGACACAAGAGGATGTTAGCGAGGAATTACGACAGCGAAAGCAACTTCAGCAAGAATTATCTCAGCTACGTCAAGAAAACCGCCTAAGACAAGACGAACAAGCCTTACGCAAGCATCTGTTGAAGCAGCGCCTCGCTGAGTCTCGTCGCAAGCGTCGGGAAACCAAGGAACGCCGCGAGAAGGAACGCCGAGAACGGGCAGAGGCTTGGCAAGAGCAAAAAAAACGAGATCTTGTTTATCTGGGTGAAGGTGTATCGGCTGGTTTAAATAATACTGAAGCTAATTTAGCCCGGTTACAAAGTAACAAGCTACCTGTTCTCAGTACTGCCGCCGAAATTGCCACAGCGATGGAAATAACTGTGGGACAATTGCGCTTTTTAGCCTTTTCCCGCCGAACTTCGCAGATATCTCACTATATTCGCTTCAAAATTCCCAAAAAGACTGGGGGAGAACGTTTAATTTCTGCACCAATGCCGAGATTGAAACAAGCACAGCATTGGATTTTAACTAAAATTTTAGAGAAAATCGAGCCTCACGCTGCCGCACATGGTTTTCGTCAGGAACGTTCGATTATGACGAACGCGCAACCTCATGTGGGTGCGGAAATCGTGATTAATTTTGATTTGAAAGACTTCTTTCCTTCAATAAGTTATAAGCGAGTCAAAGGACTTTTTCGTTCTTTTGGTTATTCAGAAGCAGCCGCGACAATTTTCGCTTTGCTATGTACGCAACCAGAGATTGAAGAGGTGGAATTAGATGGTAAAACTTATTATGTAGCCCAAACTGAGCGACATTTACCTCAAGGTTCGCCAGCTTCCCCAGCAATTACTAATTTACTCTGTCGTCGTTTAGATCGCCGTTTAACCAGGATGGCGCAAGAGTTAGATTTTGTTTATACTCGTTACGCTGACGATCTAACTTTTTCTTGTGGAAGTGACAATCCCCGTATTTGTAATTTACTCAGACGAGTTGAGTCAATTGTCGCCCACGAAGGTTTGACAATTAATCAAGAGAAAACGAGAATTCTGCGTAAGAGTCGTCAGCAGGAAGTTACAGGTATTGTTGTCAACGAATATCCGAATATCGACCGAAAAACCCTGAAACGCTTTCGCGCAACTCTGTTTCAAATGGAAAAAGACGGGATTGCAGGGAAAAAGTGGGGAAACTCAGATGATGTGTTGCTAGCGATCGCTGGATTTGCCAATTTCGTCAAAATGGTCAATCCTGAAAAAGGAGCAGCATTTCAAGCGCAAATTCAACGCATCCGCCAAAAATGGCTAGGTGAGATACCTGACACTACTGATACTTCACCCCAAGGAATTATCGTCGAATGCTTCAAACAAGGAAGTAAACTGAGAATGCGCGTAATTTCTCCTGGCTACAACCCCGATTGGAAGGTACAATTCCCGAAAGCCCTACGAGAAGAAGGGGCGCGTTTTCTTGTCGAAGAAATACAAGAAAGTAATGGCTTTTATCGCACTGTTGGCGAAATCCGTAAACTTTAG